In [Clostridium] cellulosi, one genomic interval encodes:
- a CDS encoding AMP-dependent synthetase and ligase (High confidence in function and specificity), with the protein MIGINEKYVNEIYDENGVIKEFSLNVPENFNFAFDIVDEIARIEPQKRAMVWCNPEGEEHIFTFADMKKYSDKTANFLRSLGIKKGDKVMLLLKRHYEYWFAVLALHKLGAIAVPGVSMLTTKDLVYRFNAADIKAVISTADGETAEHVDEAEPESPTLKIKIIARGKRDGWISFHEGMEAADEKFERPQGKDANKSTDMMLMYFTSGTTGFPKMVSHDFAYPLGHIMTAKHWQNVQPDGLHLTVADTGWAKAAWGKIYGQWIMESALFVYDFDRFDAEELLTVIEKYNVTSFCAPPTVYRFLIKEGMGNHKLSSLKYACTAGEALNAEVFRKFYEYTGIKIMEGFGQTESPVLIATLKGMEPKPGSLGKPVPLFKIDLVDEKGRPVPKGEVGEIVVDVSQGKPVGLFNGYYNDEENTKKVWHDGYYHTRDTAWCDEDGYYWYVGRTDDVIKSSGYRIGPFEIESVLMEHPAVLECAVTGAPDPIRGQVVKASIVLTKKYQPSDELAEELKNYVKEQTAPYKYPRIIEFVDELPKTASGKIQRAEIRRQNYSMVQK; encoded by the coding sequence AGAGAGCAATGGTTTGGTGCAATCCCGAAGGTGAGGAACATATTTTCACCTTTGCCGATATGAAAAAGTACAGCGACAAAACAGCGAACTTTCTGCGCTCACTTGGCATCAAAAAGGGCGATAAGGTTATGCTTCTTTTAAAGAGGCATTATGAATACTGGTTTGCGGTGCTGGCGCTCCATAAACTCGGCGCTATTGCGGTTCCGGGCGTATCAATGCTCACAACAAAGGATCTGGTTTACCGCTTTAACGCCGCGGACATAAAAGCTGTGATATCGACAGCGGACGGGGAAACCGCAGAGCATGTTGATGAGGCGGAACCCGAATCCCCGACACTGAAAATAAAAATAATCGCACGCGGAAAAAGGGACGGATGGATTTCTTTCCATGAGGGTATGGAAGCCGCTGACGAAAAATTTGAGCGCCCGCAGGGAAAAGACGCCAACAAATCAACCGATATGATGTTGATGTATTTCACATCAGGAACGACAGGTTTCCCAAAGATGGTCAGTCACGATTTTGCTTATCCGCTTGGACACATTATGACTGCTAAGCACTGGCAGAATGTTCAGCCGGACGGACTCCACCTTACAGTTGCAGATACAGGATGGGCAAAAGCAGCCTGGGGCAAGATATATGGGCAGTGGATCATGGAATCAGCGCTGTTTGTCTACGATTTTGACCGATTCGACGCTGAGGAACTGCTGACCGTTATTGAAAAATATAATGTAACGTCTTTTTGCGCCCCTCCGACGGTTTACCGTTTTCTTATTAAAGAAGGAATGGGCAACCATAAGCTGTCGTCACTCAAATATGCATGTACGGCAGGCGAGGCTCTTAACGCTGAAGTTTTCAGAAAATTTTACGAATACACTGGTATAAAAATAATGGAAGGCTTTGGGCAAACTGAATCGCCTGTGCTCATTGCTACACTAAAGGGAATGGAGCCAAAGCCGGGCTCTCTCGGCAAGCCGGTTCCGCTTTTCAAAATAGACTTAGTTGATGAAAAGGGAAGGCCTGTTCCAAAAGGTGAAGTAGGCGAGATAGTAGTTGACGTGTCTCAAGGAAAACCAGTAGGTCTCTTTAACGGCTACTACAATGACGAGGAAAATACAAAAAAGGTCTGGCATGACGGTTATTATCACACGAGGGATACGGCATGGTGCGATGAAGACGGATATTACTGGTACGTTGGCCGCACAGATGACGTCATAAAATCGTCAGGATATAGAATAGGGCCTTTTGAAATTGAGAGTGTTCTTATGGAACATCCTGCTGTTCTTGAATGTGCTGTAACCGGTGCACCCGACCCGATTCGCGGCCAGGTTGTCAAAGCTTCTATTGTGCTGACTAAAAAATATCAGCCTTCGGATGAGTTGGCAGAAGAACTTAAAAACTACGTTAAGGAACAGACCGCTCCTTATAAGTATCCGAGAATTATTGAATTCGTTGATGAATTGCCGAAAACCGCAAGCGGTAAAATTCAGAGAGCCGAAATTCGGAGACAAAATTACAGCATGGTTCAAAAATAA
- a CDS encoding anaerobic ribonucleoside-triphosphate reductase (High confidence in function and specificity) yields MITTIKKRDGRLVPFNLEKISNAILKALNASGSGDEKLAVKLSIKVASELEKTVCSNGEIPSVEEIQDIVERVLIDEDLAKTAKAYILYRAERTRAREMNTRLMKTYEEITNKDSIDSNLKRDNANINGDTAMGAMLKYGSEGAKIYNEMYVLKPEHAKAHREGDIHIHDFDFYTLTTTCCQIDLKKLFEGGFSTGHGFLREPNSISSYSALACIAIQSNQNDQHGGQSIPNFDYALADGVRKSYRKNYKKCIEGAVELISGDAEYAKDLTESVHSKILKEFGLTPVITNDNGFAEREAELLSRELDPEQVKRIQKYAFNHASQETDKETYQSMEALIHNLNTMHSRAGAQVPFSSVNYGTDTSAEGRMVMKNMLLATEAGLGSGETPIFPIQIFKVKEGVNYNPGDPNYDLFKLACRVSAKRLFPNFSFIDAPFNYQYYKPGKPETEIAYMGCRTRVIGNVADPSREIVFSRGNLSFTSINLPRLAILSNKNVEEFYRRLDEMIDLCIDQLLDRFEIQCRKKVRNFPFLMGNGVWLDSDKLKPDDEVREVLRHGTLTVGFIGLAETLKALTGKHHGESEESQKLGLEIVSHMRKRMDDAAKKYKLNFSLLATPAEGLSGRFVEIDKKRFGIIPGVTDRAYYTNSFHIPVYYPINAYDKIKLEAPYHKLTNGGHITYIELDGDPTKNLEAFESVIRCMKENGIGYGAINHPVDHDPVCGFNGIIGDRCPKCGRSEDNENKFERIRRITGYLVGTLDRFNNAKRAEVNDRVKHLSMNESTLEEL; encoded by the coding sequence ATGATAACGACAATAAAAAAGAGAGACGGAAGACTTGTACCATTTAATCTCGAAAAGATAAGCAATGCGATATTAAAAGCGCTTAATGCAAGCGGCAGCGGTGATGAAAAGCTTGCTGTAAAACTTTCCATTAAGGTTGCATCAGAGCTTGAAAAAACTGTTTGCAGCAATGGAGAAATTCCATCAGTAGAGGAAATTCAGGATATTGTAGAAAGAGTCCTTATCGACGAAGATTTAGCAAAGACAGCGAAAGCCTACATATTGTATAGGGCGGAACGCACAAGAGCCCGTGAAATGAATACGCGGCTCATGAAAACCTATGAGGAAATAACGAATAAAGATTCCATAGACAGCAATCTAAAGCGTGACAACGCAAACATAAACGGTGACACTGCAATGGGCGCTATGCTGAAATACGGTTCTGAAGGCGCCAAAATATACAATGAGATGTATGTGCTAAAGCCAGAACATGCCAAGGCACACCGTGAAGGCGATATTCATATACATGACTTTGACTTTTATACGCTGACGACTACATGTTGTCAGATTGACCTAAAAAAGTTATTTGAAGGCGGTTTTTCCACAGGACACGGATTTTTGCGTGAGCCGAATTCGATATCGAGCTATTCCGCGCTCGCTTGCATTGCAATTCAGTCGAATCAAAACGACCAGCATGGCGGACAGAGTATACCGAATTTTGACTATGCGCTCGCAGACGGCGTAAGGAAGTCATATAGAAAAAATTATAAAAAGTGCATTGAAGGTGCCGTTGAACTTATCAGCGGCGACGCAGAATATGCAAAAGATTTGACTGAATCGGTACACTCAAAAATATTAAAAGAATTTGGACTTACACCCGTTATTACTAATGATAACGGTTTTGCCGAAAGGGAGGCAGAGCTACTTTCACGTGAGCTTGACCCGGAACAGGTAAAGAGGATACAGAAATATGCCTTTAACCATGCCTCTCAGGAAACGGATAAAGAGACATATCAGTCTATGGAGGCCCTCATCCATAACCTCAACACTATGCACAGCAGGGCAGGCGCTCAGGTTCCGTTCAGCTCTGTGAATTACGGTACTGATACGTCTGCCGAGGGGCGCATGGTTATGAAAAATATGCTTCTTGCGACTGAAGCGGGATTGGGCAGCGGAGAAACGCCGATTTTCCCGATTCAAATATTCAAGGTAAAGGAAGGCGTCAATTATAACCCGGGCGACCCCAATTACGATTTGTTCAAGCTTGCCTGCCGTGTCAGCGCAAAAAGGCTTTTCCCGAATTTCTCTTTTATTGACGCGCCGTTTAATTATCAATATTACAAACCAGGGAAACCAGAAACTGAAATCGCCTATATGGGATGCCGTACAAGGGTTATAGGCAACGTGGCTGATCCATCAAGAGAAATTGTATTCAGCCGCGGCAATTTAAGCTTTACATCTATCAATCTGCCGCGTCTGGCGATTTTAAGTAATAAGAATGTCGAGGAATTTTACAGGCGGCTGGACGAGATGATTGACCTGTGCATTGATCAGCTCTTGGATAGATTTGAAATCCAGTGCCGCAAGAAGGTCCGCAACTTCCCGTTCTTGATGGGCAACGGTGTATGGCTCGACTCAGATAAGCTCAAACCTGATGATGAAGTGCGTGAAGTACTGCGCCACGGAACTTTGACAGTAGGTTTTATTGGCCTGGCAGAGACACTGAAAGCGCTTACAGGAAAACATCACGGGGAATCGGAGGAGTCTCAGAAGTTAGGGCTTGAAATCGTCAGTCATATGAGAAAACGCATGGATGACGCGGCGAAAAAGTATAAGCTCAACTTTTCGCTTCTCGCCACGCCTGCTGAAGGGCTTTCCGGTAGATTTGTAGAAATAGATAAAAAACGGTTCGGCATAATTCCGGGCGTGACAGACAGGGCGTATTACACGAACTCTTTCCATATCCCTGTCTACTATCCAATCAACGCTTATGACAAGATAAAACTTGAGGCGCCGTATCACAAACTAACGAATGGCGGTCATATTACATATATTGAGCTTGACGGCGACCCAACAAAGAACCTTGAGGCCTTTGAATCGGTCATTCGGTGTATGAAGGAAAACGGAATCGGTTATGGTGCAATAAACCATCCGGTTGACCACGATCCCGTATGCGGCTTCAACGGTATCATTGGAGATAGGTGTCCAAAATGCGGCAGAAGCGAGGATAATGAAAATAAATTTGAAAGAATTCGCCGTATTACAGGATACCTCGTAGGTACACTCGACAGATTTAATAATGCAAAACGCGCCGAAGTCAACGACAGAGTAAAACATTTAAGCATGAATGAAAGTACACTTGAAGAGCTTTAA
- a CDS encoding hypothetical protein (Family membership) translates to MRLFAAISFDENTKNLISELYNKLDIAGVKCNFTPVSNLHLTLKFLGETDNSRLNSIKSALNEAAQIVSCFDIVPDKLGYFPSRSDKTIWLGMKGNGLESLAAAVDESLSKVGYEKEKRKFTPHVTLARRALCDKNAISDIEIPDFVFRVSAVTLFESRRDNGRLWYKPLYLAYLKN, encoded by the coding sequence ATGAGACTTTTTGCAGCAATTTCATTCGACGAAAATACTAAAAATTTGATATCGGAGCTCTATAATAAGCTCGACATAGCCGGCGTAAAATGCAATTTTACGCCGGTATCGAATCTGCATTTGACCCTAAAATTCTTAGGCGAAACTGACAATTCAAGGCTGAATAGTATTAAGTCAGCGCTCAATGAAGCAGCGCAAATTGTCAGTTGTTTTGATATTGTTCCGGACAAGTTGGGATACTTCCCTTCCCGCAGTGATAAAACAATCTGGCTTGGTATGAAAGGCAATGGTCTTGAGAGTTTAGCTGCCGCTGTAGACGAGTCACTTTCAAAGGTTGGATATGAAAAAGAAAAGCGCAAATTCACGCCGCATGTAACCCTGGCACGCAGGGCATTGTGTGATAAAAACGCAATTTCTGACATTGAGATACCTGATTTTGTCTTTCGCGTCAGTGCCGTTACGCTTTTTGAAAGCCGGAGAGACAACGGTCGCCTTTGGTATAAGCCGCTTTACCTTGCATATTTAAAAAATTGA
- a CDS encoding stress responsive alpha-beta barrel domain-containing protein (High confidence in function and specificity), with product MVKHIVMYKLKPFAEGADKKTNAIKIKKKLENLQGIVPGAFKMEVGINYNPGGYDVVLYSEFNDHDALETYQMHPEHIKVREFIHSVIENRVVADYMV from the coding sequence ATGGTTAAACATATTGTCATGTACAAGCTTAAACCATTTGCGGAAGGCGCAGATAAAAAAACAAACGCCATAAAAATTAAAAAGAAACTCGAAAATCTTCAGGGTATTGTTCCCGGAGCTTTTAAGATGGAAGTCGGCATAAACTATAATCCTGGAGGATACGACGTAGTACTCTACTCGGAATTCAATGACCATGATGCCCTTGAAACCTATCAGATGCACCCGGAACATATCAAAGTCAGAGAATTTATTCATTCTGTCATAGAAAACCGCGTAGTGGCCGATTATATGGTTTGA